From one Phocaeicola salanitronis DSM 18170 genomic stretch:
- a CDS encoding fimbrillin family protein — MKKANILATAALATLLAACSNDSDVLNTPDYADTPIGLNVNVGPMATRAGYDNDNLTGSSFGLYLTTEGTNDDSRYNCTNLEVIYNNGWTFKYGEQLLWKSNDAKVTYNAYMPRTHVYNEDSYTFTVQTDQRNENNVKASDLLWTGGRQDATAGKALDINFKHALSKLNVTLTKGSELEDGVTFTSVKLSNCATKIVVNLLEGTIVKTTNSGQTITLYATTENKQYECILVPQTFAQSLKVEITDNNGKIYTFTSNKDLTFASGEEYTLNLTVGRDKVTTGTISADPWGSEQQGGDLVTE; from the coding sequence ATGAAAAAAGCAAACATTTTGGCAACAGCAGCGCTGGCCACCCTTTTGGCAGCCTGCTCCAACGACAGCGACGTGCTCAACACGCCCGATTATGCCGACACGCCTATCGGACTGAATGTGAACGTAGGCCCGATGGCCACCCGTGCCGGTTATGACAACGATAACCTGACCGGAAGCAGTTTCGGACTTTACCTGACAACGGAAGGCACGAACGACGACAGCCGCTACAACTGCACGAACTTGGAAGTGATATATAACAATGGCTGGACGTTTAAGTACGGAGAACAACTCCTGTGGAAAAGCAATGATGCAAAAGTAACCTATAACGCTTATATGCCCAGAACACATGTGTACAATGAGGATTCTTATACCTTTACGGTGCAGACCGACCAGCGCAATGAGAACAACGTCAAGGCTTCCGACCTGCTTTGGACCGGAGGACGACAGGACGCCACAGCCGGAAAGGCACTCGACATCAACTTCAAACATGCGCTGTCCAAGCTGAACGTGACACTGACAAAAGGCTCTGAACTTGAAGACGGAGTGACCTTCACATCGGTAAAGCTCTCCAACTGCGCCACGAAAATTGTCGTTAACCTGCTCGAAGGAACAATCGTTAAGACTACCAACAGCGGACAGACCATCACCCTGTATGCTACAACCGAAAACAAGCAATACGAGTGCATCCTCGTACCGCAGACCTTCGCTCAGAGCCTGAAGGTGGAAATTACCGACAACAACGGAAAGATATATACATTCACATCCAACAAAGACCTTACGTTTGCCAGTGGTGAAGAATACACGCTGAATCTTACCGTAGGCCGCGACAAAGTGACGACGGGCACCATTTCTGCCGACCCATGGGGTAGCGAACAGCAAGGCGGCGATTTAGTAACAGAATAA
- a CDS encoding helix-turn-helix domain-containing protein: MIIQGPEIYYAASCLILVVTSLFCALVRYFHMCRPFDEEETYFYPARKLVTIIYACFALPVVWLFRMDSPDAYFFMRVFLMLLLPGAGVLSFRRFFFSKTRHRRLIFVLSGIIPLVIILVCWIYGWIGGDTLYRHRDMLLLLIGGYSLLLTAMLLHTTSWLLRQIRLHMQEEYSNSEDFPVRFAGFVVFMPVLYQGAAWWLFITGDHDYNMWFQLAISVMHVVLLIRILHPQRKEYREVMEEAEELIAEKIETVLSDRESGSSLLSVDAMNELEAKIRVALTEDRLYLNPNLKIGELADAVKSNRKYVSIVMKERFGSFYKELNRLRIEAAVRYREEHPSASREEIATHCGFSNVRTYSRNLKSGMQDKNTEGQFKEIP, encoded by the coding sequence ATGATAATACAAGGTCCTGAAATATATTATGCGGCATCCTGCCTGATACTGGTCGTTACGTCACTGTTTTGTGCGTTGGTGCGTTATTTCCACATGTGCCGTCCGTTTGACGAGGAAGAAACCTATTTTTATCCGGCCCGCAAGCTCGTCACAATTATCTATGCCTGTTTTGCCTTGCCTGTGGTATGGCTTTTCCGCATGGACAGCCCGGACGCATACTTCTTTATGCGTGTTTTTCTTATGCTGCTGTTGCCCGGTGCGGGCGTGTTGTCGTTCCGCCGGTTTTTCTTCAGCAAGACAAGACACCGCAGACTGATATTTGTATTGTCCGGTATCATTCCTCTTGTCATTATACTGGTCTGTTGGATATACGGCTGGATTGGCGGAGATACCCTCTACCGCCATCGTGATATGCTTCTTCTCCTTATCGGAGGATATTCCCTGCTGCTTACAGCCATGCTGTTGCATACCACAAGCTGGCTGTTGCGCCAGATTCGCCTACACATGCAGGAAGAATATTCCAACAGTGAAGATTTTCCGGTACGTTTTGCCGGTTTTGTCGTATTCATGCCGGTGCTGTATCAGGGAGCTGCATGGTGGCTGTTTATCACCGGCGACCATGATTACAACATGTGGTTCCAACTGGCCATTTCAGTCATGCACGTCGTTCTTTTGATACGGATATTGCATCCGCAACGAAAAGAATATCGGGAGGTGATGGAAGAAGCGGAAGAACTCATAGCGGAAAAAATAGAAACGGTACTGTCCGACCGGGAAAGCGGCAGCAGCCTGCTGTCTGTTGATGCCATGAATGAACTGGAAGCCAAAATACGTGTGGCATTGACCGAGGACAGGCTTTACCTGAATCCGAACCTGAAAATCGGCGAACTGGCAGATGCGGTAAAGAGCAACCGGAAATATGTATCCATTGTCATGAAAGAACGTTTCGGTTCCTTTTATAAGGAACTGAACCGGCTCAGGATTGAGGCCGCTGTCCGATACCGGGAAGAACACCCTTCGGCAAGCCGTGAAGAAATTGCTACACATTGCGGTTTTTCCAATGTAAGGACTTACAGCCGAAACCTGAAATCCGGGATGCAGGACAAGAACACAGAAGGACAATTTAAGGAAATTCCCTGA
- a CDS encoding fimbrillin family protein, producing MNIKNLLLATTAILLAACSTDSDVLPPQDLGQIRVTASVGAMTRVAHSGNSTTFETNDRISVYAWLGADNDMQRLVVDNSINTLGGDGTWTAEPQMLWADNTSDHYFLGIYPERNRTTDYKADPYTLDFNNQTASDLLVARTTAKPTGSAVKLEFEHVMAKLVVNLSFRNEWTIAPEVVSVTATACTEATVNYLENPVEVTPATGQNLVVIPFTGTSASFAGIMIPGQSGFRTINVTLENGKVYTYTHPSGIDLQPGRYTTVNLVLGRDNIKLDDAGISVSDWENGTAIDGGEATEAYSYDSNTKTITIYSGEGLKVAADVVNSGDTDLNITLDNDIDLTGIEWTPIGTESRPYTGTFDGNNYTITACYWENNQGQGIGDNQGSTTIETTKVNGTDVTWQTAVAAMNTALQSAGSGWHYELNGALPTLE from the coding sequence ATGAATATAAAGAATCTATTATTGGCAACAACCGCTATCCTGTTGGCTGCGTGCAGCACCGACAGCGATGTACTGCCACCGCAAGACCTTGGACAGATAAGGGTAACGGCATCCGTGGGAGCCATGACCCGTGTGGCCCATAGCGGCAACTCGACCACCTTCGAGACGAATGACCGCATCAGTGTCTATGCCTGGTTAGGAGCCGACAACGACATGCAGCGGCTTGTGGTGGACAACTCCATCAATACATTAGGCGGCGACGGCACATGGACCGCCGAGCCGCAGATGCTTTGGGCCGACAATACGTCCGACCACTATTTCCTCGGCATCTATCCCGAGCGCAACAGAACTACCGATTACAAGGCCGACCCCTATACGCTGGACTTCAATAACCAGACCGCGAGCGACCTGCTGGTGGCGAGGACCACGGCCAAGCCCACCGGTTCTGCCGTGAAACTGGAATTTGAGCATGTAATGGCCAAGCTCGTGGTAAACCTTTCGTTCCGCAACGAGTGGACAATCGCTCCCGAAGTGGTTTCGGTAACGGCAACCGCATGCACCGAAGCCACCGTGAATTATTTAGAGAATCCTGTCGAGGTAACCCCGGCCACCGGTCAAAACCTTGTGGTGATTCCCTTCACGGGCACATCCGCCAGCTTTGCCGGCATCATGATTCCCGGGCAGAGCGGGTTCCGCACCATCAACGTCACGCTGGAGAACGGCAAGGTATATACCTATACCCACCCTTCAGGCATAGACCTGCAACCGGGCAGATATACTACGGTGAACCTTGTGCTGGGACGCGACAACATCAAACTGGACGATGCGGGCATCAGCGTGTCCGACTGGGAAAACGGTACTGCCATTGATGGCGGTGAAGCGACCGAAGCCTACTCATACGATTCCAATACCAAAACCATCACCATTTACAGCGGTGAAGGACTGAAGGTAGCGGCAGATGTGGTGAACAGCGGTGATACCGACCTCAACATCACCCTCGACAACGACATCGACCTGACGGGCATCGAATGGACGCCGATAGGAACTGAAAGCCGACCATACACCGGCACCTTCGATGGCAACAACTATACCATCACGGCTTGCTACTGGGAAAACAATCAGGGACAAGGCATCGGCGACAATCAGGGCAGCACCACCATCGAAACCACCAAGGTGAACGGCACTGACGTTACCTGGCAGACGGCAGTTGCCGCCATGAACACCGCCTTGCAGAGCGCAGGCTCAGGTTGGCACTACGAACTCAACGGAGCGCTGCCGACATTGGAGTAA
- a CDS encoding bifunctional 4-hydroxy-2-oxoglutarate aldolase/2-dehydro-3-deoxy-phosphogluconate aldolase, with product MAKFDKIAVLNKIGSTGMVPVFYHKDAEVAKKVVKACYDGGVRAFEFTNRGDFAHEVFAEVVKFAAKECPEMALGVGSVVDPATAALYIQLGANFVVGPLFNPEIAKVCNRRLVAYTPGCGSVSEVGFAQEVGCDLCKIFPGDVLGPKLVKGMLAPMPWSKLMVTGGVEPTQENLTAWIKAGVFCVGMGSKLFPKDKVAAEDWAYITDKCKEALGYIAEARK from the coding sequence GTGGCAAAATTTGATAAGATAGCTGTGTTGAACAAAATCGGTTCAACCGGCATGGTGCCTGTGTTCTACCATAAAGACGCAGAAGTGGCAAAGAAAGTGGTTAAGGCTTGCTATGATGGCGGCGTGCGTGCTTTCGAGTTTACAAACCGTGGTGACTTCGCTCACGAGGTATTTGCCGAAGTAGTGAAGTTCGCCGCTAAGGAATGTCCTGAAATGGCGTTGGGCGTAGGCTCTGTAGTAGACCCTGCTACGGCTGCACTCTATATCCAGTTGGGAGCCAACTTCGTGGTAGGTCCGTTGTTCAATCCCGAAATCGCTAAGGTATGCAACCGCCGTTTGGTAGCTTATACGCCGGGATGCGGAAGCGTATCCGAAGTAGGCTTCGCGCAAGAAGTGGGATGCGACTTGTGCAAGATATTCCCGGGCGATGTATTAGGTCCGAAATTGGTAAAAGGCATGTTGGCTCCGATGCCTTGGTCGAAACTGATGGTGACCGGCGGTGTAGAGCCTACTCAAGAAAACCTGACCGCTTGGATTAAGGCAGGCGTATTCTGCGTAGGTATGGGCTCGAAGCTGTTCCCGAAAGACAAGGTAGCGGCTGAGGACTGGGCATACATTACCGACAAGTGTAAAGAAGCATTAGGCTATATTGCCGAAGCTCGTAAATAA
- a CDS encoding fimbrillin family protein — protein MKIAKYIPAAALALVLAGCQSEDDFISSDYANDPMAVHIRAGIEALQTRVNTTGTGNAWETGDLISVANTSTGAVTGKDKAVYKYNGGTWVPEGTDYIVWSDDVENTFEAYYPVVEGKTDSYEQFELPTYQNSSDPDDDNYIGRADYMTAAASQSKSDALNLTFKHHLTKVTVKISGYGNQYATQKPVFQAPTFTVPTTKTPVSGKTLTVANSGTTVTGLFSEDASTEAKHSFTAVLLPGKYTTNDTFVKLNMEGGTSLTVKANVQQLTTGLESGKAYTFNVTVGKNGATIYSVTVGDWGTGGWTESGTADTALSFSIQTSTDGLATESDGYILAD, from the coding sequence ATGAAAATAGCAAAATATATTCCGGCTGCCGCCCTCGCACTGGTGTTGGCAGGCTGCCAAAGTGAAGATGATTTCATCTCTTCCGACTATGCCAACGACCCGATGGCTGTACACATCCGTGCAGGCATCGAGGCTCTGCAGACCCGTGTGAACACGACAGGAACAGGCAACGCATGGGAAACAGGCGACCTGATTTCGGTAGCCAATACCTCGACAGGTGCGGTAACAGGCAAGGACAAGGCGGTTTACAAATACAACGGCGGCACATGGGTGCCTGAAGGAACAGACTACATAGTCTGGTCTGACGATGTCGAAAACACCTTTGAAGCCTATTATCCCGTCGTGGAAGGGAAAACAGACTCCTACGAACAGTTTGAGCTTCCGACCTACCAGAACAGCAGCGATCCTGACGATGACAACTACATAGGCCGTGCGGACTATATGACGGCGGCAGCGTCACAAAGTAAGAGCGACGCGCTGAACCTGACATTCAAGCACCACCTGACCAAGGTTACCGTGAAGATAAGCGGTTACGGCAACCAGTACGCCACACAGAAACCTGTATTCCAGGCTCCTACATTCACGGTACCTACCACAAAGACTCCAGTTTCTGGAAAGACACTGACCGTTGCCAATAGTGGAACGACAGTAACCGGACTATTCAGCGAGGACGCTTCAACAGAAGCCAAACACAGCTTCACCGCCGTCCTGCTGCCGGGCAAGTATACTACTAATGATACGTTTGTCAAGCTGAACATGGAAGGCGGCACTTCGCTTACCGTCAAGGCCAATGTACAACAACTGACTACCGGTTTGGAATCGGGCAAAGCCTATACCTTCAACGTGACCGTAGGTAAGAATGGTGCCACCATCTACAGCGTTACGGTTGGCGACTGGGGTACCGGCGGCTGGACGGAAAGCGGCACGGCAGACACAGCCCTTTCATTCAGCATCCAGACTTCGACGGACGGACTGGCAACTGAGAGCGATGGATATATCCTCGCCGATTGA
- a CDS encoding FimB/Mfa2 family fimbrial subunit — MKKRNYLKTIRHYLYAFLLILLPLWTACGNDDPVTPEETVPEPEPEPEPEPEPEPEPEPEPEPEPQPAPTAGCLVFTPLWEQTAGTADLPADFVLNLAGKALTVPAGTPCLYPDTLTAGEYHITAWNIPEAVTVTSDGLATLELDEAGQLLSMPERLWTADTLYCVTAGDTTDVTLRMHERTRTLRISLTLDEAVEIKEQGDITLTGMTGAVLLPEGTPTGEAVTAVFQVKQLTRSRAEKIQGLELFLCSLGAFPKAGNTLSFRLELTDGRTVTFSLDVTDKLADLSAGSTLQMEGTIEIPDPEPTPPPYWPEPDPDPELTVGDITITDWAPLEGDYGGNIFFPDV, encoded by the coding sequence ATGAAAAAAAGGAACTACTTAAAGACAATCAGACATTACCTCTATGCATTCCTGCTCATACTGTTGCCGCTATGGACTGCCTGCGGGAACGATGACCCGGTCACTCCCGAGGAGACTGTACCCGAGCCGGAACCGGAACCGGAGCCCGAGCCTGAGCCGGAACCGGAGCCAGAACCGGAGCCAGAACCTGAGCCGCAACCCGCACCCACGGCCGGCTGTCTGGTCTTCACTCCTCTCTGGGAACAGACGGCAGGCACCGCAGACCTGCCTGCGGACTTTGTACTGAACCTGGCCGGAAAGGCGCTCACCGTTCCTGCCGGAACTCCCTGTCTCTACCCGGACACTCTGACCGCGGGTGAATACCACATAACGGCATGGAACATCCCCGAAGCCGTCACCGTGACGTCCGACGGACTCGCCACCCTGGAACTGGATGAGGCGGGACAGCTGCTGTCAATGCCGGAACGGCTGTGGACGGCAGACACCCTCTACTGTGTGACGGCAGGCGACACTACGGACGTGACACTGCGCATGCACGAACGGACCCGCACCTTGCGCATCAGCCTGACGCTGGATGAAGCGGTGGAAATCAAGGAACAAGGCGACATCACCCTGACGGGTATGACGGGGGCTGTCCTCCTGCCAGAAGGCACACCGACGGGCGAAGCGGTGACCGCCGTCTTCCAGGTGAAACAGCTCACCCGCTCACGGGCAGAGAAGATTCAGGGGCTGGAACTGTTCCTGTGTTCGCTGGGAGCCTTTCCGAAAGCCGGGAATACCCTGTCCTTCCGCCTGGAACTGACAGACGGAAGGACTGTGACGTTCAGTCTGGACGTGACGGACAAACTGGCCGACCTGAGTGCAGGAAGCACCCTGCAAATGGAAGGAACCATAGAGATTCCTGACCCTGAACCTACTCCTCCGCCATACTGGCCGGAACCCGACCCCGACCCGGAACTGACGGTGGGTGACATCACCATCACCGACTGGGCTCCGCTCGAAGGCGACTATGGCGGTAACATATTTTTTCCGGATGTGTAA
- a CDS encoding tetratricopeptide repeat protein has translation MKHKYEKAESYFHQALAISQDSISDYWALIDLYFQMQSYNKAEALLNKIPQHSAQSLLLINKTKYLLCKQQENYADALKHLEEYSLLKDSFFISSNESKILEIENRYKHQKLMTENAELRLRQTGYLLACAVCLIVVLAMLWAYFGYRKRTEKKLLLQQADIRDTRNRLLELSIEMERKNALLKHSEEEEKELERMREEMETLTARYRTLRENMLESSPAYKKLHQLAKQRKPQNTRTLISEELWEQIKQQAQKIYPDLRRYVIDCCPDLSESEWAYCCLYMFGFDTNDEASLLGINPSSVRTKTLRLRTRLNIDLPAQMSLYEYITMQI, from the coding sequence ATGAAACACAAATATGAAAAAGCAGAATCCTATTTTCATCAAGCATTGGCTATAAGCCAAGATTCGATATCGGATTATTGGGCATTGATAGACTTATATTTCCAAATGCAATCTTACAATAAGGCAGAGGCACTTTTGAACAAGATTCCACAACATTCTGCCCAAAGTTTACTTCTAATTAATAAAACAAAGTATCTACTCTGCAAACAACAAGAGAACTATGCTGATGCCTTAAAGCACCTAGAAGAATATTCACTTCTGAAAGATTCTTTTTTCATCTCCTCCAACGAATCGAAAATACTCGAAATAGAAAACCGCTACAAGCACCAAAAGCTGATGACCGAGAATGCCGAGCTTCGGCTCAGGCAAACGGGCTATCTGCTGGCTTGCGCCGTATGCCTGATAGTGGTGTTAGCCATGCTGTGGGCATACTTCGGCTACCGCAAGCGGACGGAAAAGAAACTCCTGCTGCAACAAGCGGACATACGCGATACACGCAACCGCCTGCTGGAGCTTTCCATCGAGATGGAACGGAAAAACGCCTTGCTGAAACATTCGGAAGAAGAGGAAAAGGAACTGGAACGGATGCGCGAAGAAATGGAAACGCTGACCGCACGCTACCGCACCCTGCGGGAAAACATGCTGGAAAGCTCGCCTGCATATAAGAAACTGCACCAGCTGGCAAAGCAGAGGAAGCCGCAAAACACCCGGACGCTCATTAGCGAAGAGCTATGGGAACAAATCAAGCAACAAGCGCAAAAAATATATCCCGACCTGCGGAGGTACGTCATCGACTGCTGCCCCGACCTGAGCGAATCGGAGTGGGCATACTGCTGCCTCTACATGTTCGGATTCGACACCAACGACGAGGCATCGCTGCTGGGCATCAACCCCTCTTCGGTACGCACCAAAACCCTGCGCCTGCGCACACGACTGAACATCGACCTGCCCGCACAAATGTCACTTTATGAATATATTACCATGCAGATATAA